One region of Triticum aestivum cultivar Chinese Spring chromosome 6B, IWGSC CS RefSeq v2.1, whole genome shotgun sequence genomic DNA includes:
- the LOC123136272 gene encoding 26S proteasome non-ATPase regulatory subunit 2 homolog A produces MSPPENPNGGAAAAAPSEPAPPAKPSSSKGKKKDDKKDDDLSEEDLALKEQLELYVVRAQDVDPGVQRLALESMRQEIRSATSSMTSVPKPLKFLRPHYGTLKSYYETMPESELKKYMADILSVLALTMSAEGERESLRYRLLGSEGDIGSWGHEYVRNLAGEIAQEFQKRQGDDMPIDELMELVQQIVSFHMKHNAEPEAVDLLMEVEDLDLLVEHVDSTNYKRTCLYLTSSSRFLSSPDDTLALDIAYTIYMKFEDLASALRIALLLDNKSIQYVKQVYTATDDLVLKKQFSYIIARHGLAMEIDDEIAADENDKEMLQEIVNNTKLSEGYLTLARDIEVMEAKSPEDIYKVHLIDGRGASSSLDSARQNLAATFVNAFVNAGFGQDKLMTAPSDSSSSGSSGNWLFKNKEHGKASAAASLGMILLWDTDSGLAQLDKYLHSTDTHVVAGALLGIGVVTCGVKNDCDPALAILMEYVNKDDSNIRIGAILGLGIAYAGSQKDELRVQLSAILGDPQATLEVLVFTAVALGLVFVGSCNEEIAQSIIFFLMERSEAELAEPIIRLLPVVLGLLYLGKQESVEATAEVSKTFDEKIRKYCDVTLMSLAYAGTGNVLKVQKLLGICSQHLEKGETHQGPAVLGIALIAMSEELGAEMAVRSLERLLQYGEQNIRRAVPLALGILCISNPKVNVMDTLSRLSHDADADVSMAAIISLGLIGAGTNNARIAGMLRNLSSYYYKEAAHLFCVRIAQGLVHLGKGLLTLSPYHSDRFLLSPMALGGIVTVLHACLDMKSTILGKYHYILYIIVLAMQPRMLLTVDEDLKPLPVPVRVGQAVDVVGQAGRPKTITGFQTHTTPVLLAAGERAELATDKYIPLTSTLEGFVILKKNPEYHEE; encoded by the exons ATGTCGCCGCCCGAGAACCCCAACGgcggggccgccgccgccgcgccctcggaGCCCGCGCCGCCCGCCAAGCCTTCGTCTtccaaggggaagaagaaggacgacaagaAGGACGACGATCTG TCGGAGGAGGACCTGGCGCTCAAGGAGCAGCTCGAGCTCTACGTGGTGCGGGCGCAGGACGTGGATCCCGGCGTGCAGAGGCTCGCCCTCGAGAGCATGAG GCAGGAGATTCGCTCAGCTACAAGCTCGATGACGTCTGTCCCAAAGCCACTGAAATTCCTCCGCCCACACTATGGAACCCTCAAGTCCTACTATGAAACTATGCCAGAATCTGAGCTAAAG AAGTACATGGCTGACATACTATCAGTGTTGGCCTTGACAATGTCTGCTGAAGGAGAGAGG GAGAGCCTGAGGTACCGTTTGTTGGGCTCTGAAGGCGACATTGGTTCCTGGGGTCATGAATATGTGAG GAATCTGGCTGGTGAAATTGCTCAAGAATTCCAAAAGCGCCAG GGTGATGACATGCCAATTGATGAGTTAATGGAACTAGTGCAGCAAATTGTCTCATTCCACATGAAG CATAATGCTGAGCCAGAAGCTGTAGATCTTCTGATGGAG GTTGAAGACCTTGATTTGCTAGTTGAGCATGTCGACTCAACAAACTACAAGAGAACTTGTTTGTACCTTACTAGTTCGTCTAG ATTTCTCTCTTCTCCAGATGATACGCTGGCACTTGATATAGCATATACCATTTACATGAAGTTTGAAGATCTTGCAAGTGCATTGCGCATTGCATTGCTTCTTGACAACAAG TCCATACAGTATGTGAAGCAGGTCTACACAGCAACTGATGATCTTGTACTCAAGAAGCAATTCTCATACATCATTGCACGCCAT GGTTTGGCCATGGAGATTGATGATGAGATAGCTGCAGATGAAAATGACAAGGAAATGTTGCAAGAAATAGTTAATAACACCAAGCTGAGTGAGGGGTACCTCACTCTTGCTCGTGATATCGAGGTTATGGAGGCAAAATCTCCAGAAGATATTTATAAG GTCCATTTGATTGACGGACGTGGTGCCAGCTCCAGTCTTGATTCTGCAAGACAGAATTTGGCTGCAACATTTGTCAATGCATTTGTTAATGCTGGATTTGGCCAG GATAAGCTGATGACTGCTCCATCTGATTCTTCCAGCAGCGGGTCTTCTGGAAACTGGTTATTTAAGAATAAGGAACATGGAAAAGCCAGTGCAGCAGCTAGCCTG GGAATGATTCTCCTGTGGGATACTGATTCTGGGCTTGCCCAGCTCGACAAGTACTTGCATAGTACTGATACTCATGTTGTTGCTGGAGCTTTGCTAGGTATTGGAGTTGTCACCTGCGGTGTGAAGAATGATTGTGACCCT GCACTCGCTATCCTCATGGAGTATGTTAACAAGGATGACTCAAACATACGGATTGGTGCAATCTTGGGTCTTGGTATCGCATATGCTGGTTCTCAAAAGGATGAG CTAAGAGTACAACTATCAGCTATATTGGGAGACCCCCAAGCAACACTCGAGGTCTTGGTCTTCACTGCTGTTGCTTTGGGATTGGTGTTTGTTGGTTCATGCAACGAAGAGATTGCACAATCCATCATATTTTTCTTGATGGAGCGCAGTGAGGCCGAGCTGGCAGAGCCAATTATACGCCTTCTTCCTGTTGTGCTTGGCCTTCTATATCTTGGAAAGCAG GAAAGCGTTGAGGCTACTGCGGAGGTTTCTAAAACATTTGATGAGAAGATCAGGAAATATTGTGACGTAACACTTATGTCCCTTGCATATGCTGGAACAGGAAATGTGCTCAAG GTTCAGAAACTTCTTGGTATTTGCTCACAACATCTTGAGAAAGGCGAAACACACCAAGGCCCAGCTGTCCTTGGAATTGCTCTTATTGCCATGTCTGAAGAATTAGGAGCTGAAATGGCTGTACGATCACTTGAACGTCTTCTACAGTATGGCGAGCAGAATATTAGACGAGCAGTTCCTCTTGCACTTGGTATCCTCTGTATTTCGAACCCCAAG GTAAATGTAATGGACACACTGAGCAGATTGAGTCATGATGCAGATGCTGATGTCTCAATG GCTGCGATAATCTCATTGGGTTTGATTGGTGCTGGTACAAACAATGCCAGAATAGCTGGTATGCTTCGTAATCTTTCGAGTTATTACTACAAAGAGGCTGCTCATCTATTCTGT GTAAGAATTGCTCAAGGGCTTGTTCACCTTGGGAAGGGTTTGCTGACACTTTCTCCATACCATTCCGACCGGTTTCTTCTTTCCCC GATGGCACTTGGAGGGATTGTCACTGTTCTGCATGCCTGCCTTGATATGAAGTCCACCATTCTAGGGAAATATCACTACATTCTTTACATTATTGTACTGGCAATGCAG CCAAGGATGCTTTTAACGGTGGATGAGGATCTGAAGCCTCTTCCTGTTCCAGTGCGGGTTGGGCAAGCAGTTGATGTGGTCGGGCAGGCGGGACGACCTAAGACGATAACCGGCTTTCAGACGCATACCACTCCTGTCTTGCTTGCAGCCGGGGAGCGAGCGGAATTGGCGACTGACAA GTACATCCCCCTGACCTCGACGTTGGAGGGCTTTGTAATTCTGAAGAAGAACCCGGAATACCACGAGGAGTGA